DNA sequence from the Desmodus rotundus isolate HL8 chromosome 4, HLdesRot8A.1, whole genome shotgun sequence genome:
CGGGGGGCGTGCGGGCGAATGTCACGGGCCCTGAAACTGGAGTGCACGGAGGGGGTGGTTTCTTGCCGGAGTCCGCGCGTTCTGCGAGTGGCGCCGAGTGGGAGAGCAAAGAATAGTTTCTCGGGTCCCCCAGACCAGAGCAGAACCCACTTCTCCAGGTACCGCAGCGCGCGACGGCCGAGCCCTGCAGCCCGGGGAGCGGGTGTGGGAGAATCCGGGCGCACATCCCCGTCCTGGCTTTGTGCTCCTCCCGAGTCCGCTGCGCCGGGCTCCCGGGAAGTGACAGGCAGACACAAAGGCGGGCGCAGGCCCGGGGAGGGGGCGGCCGGGAGGGGCCGCGCGGAGAGTTGGAAGACGGCAAGGTCAGGGGCGCCCGAAGAAGTGAAACCCAATCCCGGCGAAGAAGCAGAGAAGTGGAGAGGCAGATTTTCAACAGTCCCGtccaaatttctctttctctcttggctGCTCTCTTTTCTTGGTTCTTTTATCTCTCTGCCTTTCTCGGTCTCTTCTTGTGCTCCCCCTTCGCCGCCtcgtccacacacacacacgcgcacacacacacacacacacacacacactctcgaATCCTTACGAATCTTTTCACTGGGGCTGCTTGTCTGGTGTTATGAAGCCAACAGAGTTTCTACGGAGAGGTTTCCACCTAGGGCAAAATAAAGTGTGGCCTGGATAGACTCCTGAGAAGGTCTGCTCGGAAGTACCTCATTTGCTGGCCACTGCCTTCGTGACATACTTTTAGCTGCAGTGAGGGATTTCTCCCTCGTCCATCTAGTGTTTAGGAACTGAAAGAAGGGTTATTTTCCAGCTACTTGCTTAAAATTTAGTGAAATGTTTTTATATGTGCTTGTCTAGGAAGTTGGGTACGTATACGAGTTTAAAATCTCAAATCTCATATTACATATTGTCATTTTCCCTCTCCAGTCAGGGTTAATAATGGCAAGTCCAAGCCCCAAAATAATCACTAACAAATGATCTATTGTAAGTGTAACGTTGTATCTTAGGGGAAGTTGACATGTACAAGGAAAAGATCTGGATTTTGTATGGTTGAAGGCTGTGAATATTGTTGCCTTGCCAATGAAAttataattctgtatttcaatggGAAGTTGAAATACTGGAGGGGAGTTATATTATTGTGCATGTTTACATGTGTGTTTCATAAGAGAtttgaaatagaatataaatttcaACACAGtagatattgattttttaatgttattaagcAGAGAAGTGTTAGTGAGTGATTGGAAAGTCAAGCTTAAGGTACTAAGACATATATATGATTAAAAACCCGACAAGAAAAAGCACAGTAATAGACATTCCTCCATAAATAAGGTTTTTGAAACCCTCTGTCCTCAGCAGTTCACTTTGTAACTCTTTCTATGTTGATCTCTCCAAAAGCCGTTAAGTTTTCTTTAATCATTGATACTAGAGGTTATTTCACATGAACAGGGAGAAGTATTACTCATCTCTGTGAAATAGAAACAGCTCATTTGGTTATTTCTCataaaacattaaagaagaaGCACAGGAATTTAGCATAAATGCTTACTATTTGTTGGGAAAACTATGGTTAATTATTCCAGCaattcagaattaaaaaataatttcttttgctaACAGAGTAGTATCTAACTACTTTTGGGGAACTTTTTAAATGTGGTGTATACTTGTCTTCAAGTTACCAAATAATCATACATATAGTATTTTCTCCTCATGTTGATAAATAAAACTACCTATAGTGGTTAGTAATTTGAATTGTGACTATGAAGGCTTGTTCTTCTCTATTATCAAATTTAGACTCTGTTGTTATTTTATGCATCATATTTGCATAATGAAAGTAGCTACTAATTAATGTTTTATGAGAGCTTCAATGATTACAAAGAGATGAACATATTATTCACCAATCTGAAAAAAAGTACCACTAtttcttttattagaaaaaaaaaccaaattacATGAATCAGTATGGAATAAatagtttgtaataaaaaaacatAACATCAGCTCTTCATTTACCGTATCTGTGAGGGTTAAGACCATCTGGATGATCCAAAAATTTCATGGGAGAACTGTCTGCGGTAATTAAATTTGAGGAGACTGATAGCGGACAAGCACAAGGTAGTTTTTCCTAATCTACAATGTTGCTTcacttattttcttattgaaCTAATGGTTAATGAGGAATTAACTCAGAATGAGGGAGTCTCTTGCTTTGTTTAAATTCACACATTTACCAAACTCTTCTTTTCTCAGTGCCTTCGTTAGATGGGGCGTTATGCTGGTCCATGCCGGGGCCCAGAGGGACTGGTGTGATTGCGGGCACGTGGGCCCAGGCGCTGGCAGGTCAACAGCACTCGCAGAACAAGTGCGGTGCACCTGCAGAGGGCCTGTTAGGACAGACTTTTAGTCCTGTCTGGGCACTGGACTTGTATTAGGTAATAAAAACTGTAGTTAATCTTTTGGTTTCACTTGCTGAAGTTAGAATTCTCTATCAATCTCTCCAAAGCTCCACCCATACACAATGTTGTGAGCCAAATGTCACCATTGAAATGTATTTCCTGACTTGCTGACCTCATTAAAAAGCCCTTCTTATGATTCATTCACAGACACACCTAGGCAGCAACTCTATTTTGCTTCCTGCCCCAAATCCAAATTAGGAAATCTTATGAGTTTTTATgaaattactttgaaataaaatagcttcaaaagctataaatatttgacattttagaATGTCTAATACTTAGAAATATTAGTTATGCTTTTTTATGCTCTAATTGCTACAAGTTCAACTGTTGCTGCTAGTAGAATTTAATAGTCTTACCCAGCATCTCAAATTACTAGAGGGAGTATTCTTTTATAAACAACCCTATTGAGTATTGTACTATGTAATTGTTTCCTGTTGCAAGGGCAGGTTAAAATTCTGGACCAGAGGACAGGGTTGGTTcaccaaaataacatttttctcaacTATTATTCCACCATTACACAGTAGTTCTTAAGAGTAGTAATGGCACCAAAGCCAGCAGCAGGGAAATATCTCACAAGTCAACTTTACGATTGGAGCCTTAACTGTGGGAGCCTCGGGTTGCCAAGTAGAGCTGGTGGTTATCTTGGAAACTGTGTTGAAGAACACAACCACAGATGATTTTGCCAAATATACAGTATTTACTTGGTCTAGATCTCTGATTTCTATTTTGACTCACTGCAGAAGCTCAGTGAATACTGTGACATTATTTTAGAGGGTTATCGAGTGCATCTGTTGGTTTGGTACACAGTAGGAGAGAAGAGTTCCAGAAGGGGAGAGGATAAAGTGAGCACTTGAGGCGTTGTGACTGCAACCCAAAAGTCATTTGATCTATCCACTCATTTCCAGCGTTATTCTGATCCTACATTGTCCATTGCAGAAAAACACTGACGATGGATATATAaccttttctaaataaaatgaattgtggTTGTCCATTCCAAAATAGAAAATTCTATCAGTTTTGATTTATGCTTTCTCCACATGTCATGAAATGCAGTTAAAGGTGCCAGGCTTCAAGAAGGAGAAATACTAGgtgaattttcaaaattttatttaaaaataaattcagtgatAATGTCAACCTATCTGTAGTCTTAAGAATTTAGAACTATTTTATACTTAGTAAGGGTTGTTACTCAAACTGATTTGGAATCAATCTCCAAATAATcagataattaaattaaaagatgaataaattagGGTGAAGTGTTTTTGAAATACAGTTTACAGGGGTGTCCtatcttttggcatctctgggccacactggaagaagagttgtgttgggccacacattaaatacattgtgacacgaaATCACAGAAAACAACCCCATTATGTTTTAAGGAAAGTTATGATTGTGTGTTGGGCCACACGCATAGTCATTCTGGGCCGCgtgcagcctgcaggctgcaggttggactcCCCTGGTAAGACATAAAGTGGACTGGTTGCTTCCCTGAAAATACTGTAAGAGTTTCTTTTAAATTAGATTATGTGTATTGATAGAGTTTTAAATCTGATTCCTATGTCTTTTTGTTCCCTAATACAACCTACTGCTGTCCTGCTCAGTCAAGATGTAATGAGTGAGTGGGGAGTGGAGGTGGTGTAGATGTGGTCGAAGGGTGCCGGCTTCCATTTGTGAGATGAGTACGTTCtgggatgtaaggtacagtgtGGTCACTGTAGTTAACAATACGGTATTGCCTACTCAGTGCTTGCGAAGAGGAGATTTTGAATGTCCTcgccacacacatgcacacaaaaattACAACTGTGAAGCGAGAGATTTATTTACTGACTTTATTGTGGTAACCACTTCCATGTATATATggaatcaaatatatatattccatatatatattccaaatatatatattccatatatatatatcaaatttgagatatataatatatgagatatgtatataatatatatatacatatcttaaatcattacattgtatataccttaaatttatacaaggtttattttcaatttcatctcagtgaaaactggaaaaatatttaatgagtaacatagaacaaaaataatgttattgAATTAGAAAATGTGTAATATATTCTAAATCATAAGAGACAATTAACATAAAGAGTCTTGGGAacggtggtgatggtggtaatgATGGTGCTTTTCCTTAAATGTACCTTATAAAGGCTACCTCCATTAGCTCATCAAAGTCATCCATTGTAGTCCtagccaggttgctcagttggttggagcatcttcccatacaccaaatggttatgggtttgattcccagtcagggcacattcctaggttatGGGTCCAGTCCCTGGtttgggtgtgtatgggaggcaacaaattgatgtttctctctctcatcaatttttatctctctctctctcccctcccctcccctccacctctctgtctaaaatcaataaacatccttgggtgaggataaaaaaaaaattcatctatTGTTGGCACACAGTTTAATGACTTTTAGTAAATTAATACTGAGATTACATattcttcagtttttttattgAGATAGGTGTAGATTCATATCGAATTATATAAAATTAGTATTAACTGGGCATGCACAACATTCTAATTTCTGCCAGTGCTAACATTTTGCAAAACAGTGTGACGTCACAGCCAAAATATTACCATTGACACAGTCTCCCAATCTTACTCAGGTTTCCCCCGTTTGACCTgtacctgtgtgtatgtgtatactaATTCTGTACTACTTTATCACATAattggatattttaaaactttttcctgaaaacaaaaaagtttaacATAGTTCTACTTTGTCAGTCATGTGATTGTGCTACCATGCCTTATCAAAATGTGCCTCAGAATaagtttttgtttgcttaaatGTTGTTTGTATAAAATGCCTTTgtgttcaaaatatttgaaattgtgTTAATGATTTATGATATTGTAAGTtgtatcatttaattctcaccacaAGCCtagaggtaggtattattattatttcccccatatcaggtgagaaaactgaagcacagtgAGTTTAAACCTGCCCAGGTTCATACAGCTATGACGTGGCTTAGCTGAGATTTGAATTTAGGCCCCTTATCTCGACATCTCAGTCTTttagccactatgctgtaccACCACattactattaataataaaagtGTAGCTATACATCAGCTACATAGGGGAACTCATAAAACAAGACTTAAAATGCATACAGCTGTCTCTGTAGAAACTTGTAtttgaatattcatagcagcattattaataATCATCAAAAGTGGGaatgacccaaatgtccatcaactcaTGAATACATgaactgtggtatattcatacaaaggaatattactcagtaatGAAAAAGAATGGGTTACTGATACATACTACGACATAGGTGAACCTTGAAAGAAGTAAGAAGAGGCCATATACAGTATGATTCCACTGATATGAGATGTCCAAATTAGGCAAATTCAAAGAGACCAAAGGTAGATTTGTGATTGCTAGGGGATTGGGATAGGGGAATGGGGCACAGGCCGCTAGTCAATATGGTGTTTCTTTAGGGGTGGTGACATGTTCTACAAATAAGTGGTAATGATGGCACAACtctaaaaaacactgaattgtatactttaaagagTAAATTCTATTTTATGCTAATGATGTCAATAAAATTGTTGAAAAAAATACGTACCATTGACAATGTATGTGGCTTTCAGAAAGTATCTCATGTCTCATGCAAAGAAATGTAGGTACTGTTtgaatttcattgtatttttgtaGAAATATGATGCCCGTGAGTTCTGTGTAGTTGCATTTCTCGCACAGATGAGAAGAAGGGCACTTAATTACACAAAAGTTTACCATGGCATTTGGTGGAGAATAAGATCCTTTAGGAATTCTCTGAGATAATTCATTTGACAGGTGATAGGTTAGGTAACTTTGTGAACAGATCTTAATGTATAATTGCATAAACTTTCTCAAATGTATTTAATTACTTAGCCATTCTCCAATTAATTCAGAAGATGTTACTCAAGTGTTAAAAAGAATGCATATAAAAGTTgccattgtttttttcattaaactGTTGCCAAGTGTGTAGTTTAATCTAGAAATAAGGACAAATcctagatgattttattttttgcattaacATTTCTTGTCTGTATGTAAATAGAAAGGCACTGGAGGATACATAGGGTAGTCTACCAAATTTTGATTTTAGCTGTTTATATCTTCTTCCCTTATTATCATCtgttgtttataaaattaaaatgataaaacatttcaTTGGGCTTAAGCAGAGAAGTCTTTTCCTGGGTACTGATACTGTAGTACATTACAGATGTAAAATCGAGTTAAGGAAGAACTCCGCAGCCATCTTTGTGATGCCAAGACAAAGTGAGAGAGAGTTAGGGTCAGAATTGTTGATGGCTCTCTCTGTGTTGCTAGACAGGACCACAGTTTTTACAAACACCAGCAGAATTTTTACAAACTTATTAATGATCAAATGAGCACAGATGTTTAGGGCTAGTCCCTATGAAGTTAGGACTTGTAGTTTTGGACACACAGGGTAAATTACTTGGGGTCGGTTTATTTGAATTTCTAACTTTATGTAATTCTAGATACCAGACATTCTTCTTGTTGAGCAATGCTTATCTCCCTTCTCATTCTGATGACAGTTTTGGGTGGCTGCCAGTTGGATCCCATAGCTTGGGACCATGACTGATAACTGGGGTGGGAGAGATTCAATGATATGGAAGCATTCAGCTTTAATAACAGTATACATGTTACTCTACTCAATGAGAGCATGTCTTGGCTTCATATAATTGCTTtgatcattactttttcaaggaAGAGCTGTGGAAATGACACAGAATTTGACTTTTTAGGAGTATGATCATGGCACTTAATTGTAGGTTTGTTGCATATTTGTGACAGACACTCCTGTTTGAACCTTCCAGGGGTGTCTAGCCCACGGGCCATGGGCTgcctgcggcccaggatggctaggaatgaggcccaacacaaaactgtaaatttacttaaagcctttTTTATTGCTCATCAggtttcattagtgtttgtgtatttaatgcgtggcccaagacaactcttctcttccagtgtggcccagagatgccaaaaggttggacacccctgtagcCCATCAAGAAGTTGACATGCTGATTGTTATGGAGAGCCATAGGTAGAATACAGGTGTGGCCCTCCTCATGGGAGAAAGGAACAGCTTACTTGCATTTACCCTTTCTTGCTTCCCTAAGACTTGGTGAACGACCTTGGTTGACAACAGATTTTTATACAAGTATCTCCATAATATCAAAACAGGTGCGTACTGGCTTGGAGTGTAGTACCTATGTTTGCTTTTCTACTGCACTTCTAAAAATTATAATCCTTTCAAACAAATTAGGTATGTAGACATTGGGATATTTTGAtttgttgtttatatatttagctTTGTATGCCATAGATagtattgatattttttatttgctacttttattatttagagaATTTCACAGTTCTGGGGATACTGAAGAGTAATATAATCTTAATTACTATTGTCATGTCTGATGAGCTATTGCTATAACCTGCCTTATCAAGTCACTATTTTCTTAATAGAATATTAAATCTAGTTTCTATGTCCAGATTTTACTTTAATGGGAACTATTCACCCAGCTATCCCTGTGAGTTTTTATTATAGTTTCCTCAGATGGGCATATTTTTGTCTTGTAATACAGAAGACAACGGGCTTGAATAATGTCAGTGAAACCCAGAGCAGATAGCATGGTTTGTCTCTGAGTTATTCCTcatgtttctcttctctgtctgcaCTAAGAAACAAGGGCACCCATTAAAATTACCTTAATTATTAGTTGTGCTGCTTCCAAAGGCAAGCACCAGAACCTGAAAGTGATACAATGATATCATACCCAGATTCCATTCCTAATATACTGTCTTGttcctataatttatttttttaatctgtttgttCTTTCAGCACTTTTTCCATTCTTGTTTGAAGTCTTTTACTTTGAAGTCACCGAATTTCTACATTTGCCATTGGCTATAAAACTCACTCAGCTCTTTTATAACCTTTCATGATTTTTGCATTAAAAGGATTGCTTTAGACACTCTCTAATTAGTTCGGATAATTattagctttttgtttgttttactgcaTACTTTGTAACAGAACAAGAAATCATTTCTGCAAATAAAGTGTCTGATATAGTTCATAAAATTAGAATGGGCATCTTGAgaagtgaatttatttattaaaacattaattcatttatatgcatattttaatgtACCAAACATAACTGGtgaaaggacaaataccataaatGGATACTTTTCAAATATGAGACGGGAACACATCTTCCAAACTAAAAATACCATGTAAATTAATTTGTCTCAGTTAAAAGAGAAGCAGGTATATTTTAGCAGGAAAGCTCGTATTTTAAACTTTGTACTCTAGGTTTAACCTATCTTTATATGAATACAGCCACCTAAATGGTTACGTGTCCTCCTAAGAAGGTGTAATATCTATAATTGACATTATGAGAAAGTTGTGTGTAATTTTGGAATGTCTCCCACATTGCTGCTTGGGAAAAACATATTGTCAGAAAACAAAGCTAGTAGACATTTTTCTGATGACTTACCTTTAATGGCTATGACTTGATTATATGTTTCTACTGAAAATCAACATTGGAAAGGACATTTAGTTATTAACCTTGGTAactaaattttcaatattttgaaatttaacatGTGTACTCTTCAGTGTGATTCTTCTTTCAAGTAGGAAGTTTTATAGACATTTTTATagacacatatataatttataaacaattttagTAAGTATATGAAAGATACAGGACAAggcatgtttttaaattacttaaaaccCAGGCTTAAGATATTGTTGCATTCAGAGTAATTTTAGAAACACAAGTTTAATTCACTGCTGACacttctgctttaatttttttttgcattgttaTAATTTGTCATGCTTTAAATAATTCTGAAGGTTATGGGAAATTTTCACATTTAGGGGTAAGAAAACCTTAGTTATTCACATTGTTATGTTTCTCTATTATTGGTAAGAATTCAGCCTCCTTAAGGAATGAGTCTATTTCCTGTTCACAAACTCATtgtagaatataaaataaatgtagatgagagtgaaattttaaataagaagacAAGTAAAATACTACATTGTGTAGGTAAAATACTAAAGTGTGTTTCTCTTCACCCAAACAAAACCATTGGATATTTCCTACTGAAAAGGTCACGTTGTAATTTCATTTGGCTGTCAGTTGTCCCTTTGCAAACCATTTGCTTACTTAGTGTGTCTCTAGTGGTATGTAATCCCTTCTCTCATCATATTTCAGTCCACACTGaagtaaatgagcaaatgaaaacAAGAAGTCTTGGGATGAGAGGAGGTACAAAGTTCATTCAAAATGCATTGATGAGATTACAAAAATTTACCCTAAATTTAATTAGGGAGGGAAGTTAATTCTGATGCTTCCCTCAGGTTGGGAACTACTTAAATACGGAAAGAAATGCAATGGAAATCAGTTACTTTATCCAGTTCTTCCTCCCactaattttttggggggggcgagtagaagaggggagggaagaaaaaaagaacaaataaataaatcaccctTAGAATAATTTCTTAACACATGTCTGTTCCTTTTGGGGGCCAAAGAAATGGAAGGTTTCTCTTTGGAGCCTGCTGATGCTTTCTCGCCTTCCGATTACACGCGGTCACATCAACATTTGACACGTGGGTGCCCTGAGCGTGGCAGCGCTATTTACAAACACCGTCCTGGGATTCCAGAGCCTCTTATGTAACAGCTGAGAGAGTACAGGGCTTTGTGTGTCTGTGGGCGGAGAAATCAAACAGTTTAATTCACAGTCCGCGAGCCCTTGTCTGGCTCTGACAGGGTCGTGAACCGAAGATCAAGGTGTCTAGGTCAGGATTCACCCACTCAATGCGCGTTTTTTCTACCGAAACCTCAAAGGCTGTGTCTTAGTATAGGATTGATCTTTTTTTAACTCCTGCAGCCAGCCATGCCAAACTTTTTTGTGATTTTGGAAAATGTGGGCAGGTTGTGCCTCGGTTCTGGTTGCAATTACAGTGCCACTGTGACTGAAGGGCACGTGCCTGCTGCCCAGTCGCACAGACCCCCTTTTTAACAGCGCGCTTTCCCATCTGTACGCATCTTCAGACGCCAGAGAGTTCAGAATCTGGCTTGCCGAGCTAGACACTCAGACCACAGGGCACTCAAGAAAACGATCATTTGGtcacccttcccttcccagcctgcagcctcctttctcccctccctccgtCCTTCTTCTGTTCGCTGTCACCACACCTCCCTCAGCCCtcctccatttttaatttctcatcaAGACTtggggttaatttttttttttttgctctctaTGCTTAGGGAATTGTTTTCCCTTTattgattttaagaatttttcatttttattcatcagtAAAGTTGGAGTTAAACAATAAAGCACCAAGAATTTAAATGTCTAAGCCTGTTTTATGTTTCCTGGTGCTTTTCATTGTAAATTGTGAGATGACtggttggaatatttaaaatatgagtaaattttgagttctttttatattgcATTTCAGATGGGTATCATAATTGATTATCCAAAAATGGATCCCTTCTTGCCTAATAAAGAATTGAAATAAgatcattgaaaaataaacttgtaGTTAACTAAATAGCTGGTTTATTTGAACTCTACTTTCatcacttcttggccttttggctaagatcaggTGTGAACTCtgctttcatagaaaaaaaatttatataaaatatcccctttctaaaaagagaaaagatcagAATCTTTGAAAAGTGATACCATAGAGGAAATATagttattaaacttttaaaaataaaagttctttttcCAAGAGAGAAACCAAGCaacaaatttattgttttgtttttctcatttaaaaaaaattttattgtatttgtcgCATTGCCATTTAtttcccctataccctcttcctcctccatcgactcccttcccccccacaatcaccatactgttgtctgtgtcagaagttctttctctgttttttctttcctttttttgcttgACCCCTCCACCCCTGTCCCCTCCGTAGCTGTCGGAAATGTCGATCTGGAACAACTGAGAGATTATCTGTCCAAATCTGTTATTTACATACAAAGCTTAGAAatcaatttt
Encoded proteins:
- the LOC123478117 gene encoding uncharacterized protein, with product MDHILPVQSPVRGHLACLRVLAIMNNAAMNTGVPVFLRVYPSYDKKFRSLHEKLCEDAFHISGKSRSEHTSTSGSQRKFLHFRKRAGRAGTAHTPPPHAQVLAEPTVLLQASRGGQTSSPSEKIRKDSRVCVCVCVCVRVCVCGRGGEGGAQEETEKGREIKEPRKESSQERKRNLDGTVENLPLHFSASSPGLGFTSSGAPDLAVFQLSARPLPAAPSPGLRPPLCLPVTSREPGAADSGGAQSQDGDVRPDSPTPAPRAAGLGRRALRYLEKWVLLWSGGPEKLFFALPLGATRRTRGLRQETTPSVHSSFRARDIRPHAPRKEDSGVREANANPDPGRQRMKGSRAPRAFSPGWARADPRRARLTRRKGGGSARGDCRDPQT